A stretch of the Archangium violaceum genome encodes the following:
- the rnz gene encoding ribonuclease Z, protein MSILRLTFLGTSAAQPTLHRNLSGLAVKADADLLLFDCGEGSQRQMVRFGTGFTVDAVFFTHFHADHYLGIIGFLRTLGMMGRDTPVLLYGPPPARRLLNQAVHLGVESLSFPVEFHELRDGDKVERRGYTVHAVGVDHRINALGYVLQEDERPGKFNLDKARAMGIPSGPLYGQLQRGEPVTLPDGRTIHPDEVVGDPRPGRRLVISGDTRPCQSLVRAAREADLLIHEATFSDDEQTRALETRHSTAREAAQVAREAGARRLILTHLSSRHDTEPSRLLTQAREEYKGPVEVAYDGLTVELPLRD, encoded by the coding sequence ATGTCCATCCTCAGGCTCACCTTCCTCGGCACCTCGGCCGCTCAGCCGACGCTGCACCGCAACCTCTCCGGGCTGGCGGTGAAGGCGGACGCGGATCTGCTGCTCTTCGACTGTGGGGAAGGCAGCCAGCGGCAGATGGTGCGCTTCGGCACCGGCTTCACCGTGGATGCCGTCTTCTTCACCCACTTCCACGCGGACCACTACCTGGGAATCATCGGCTTCCTGCGCACGCTGGGGATGATGGGGCGCGACACGCCCGTGCTGCTCTACGGGCCGCCTCCGGCGCGCCGGCTGCTGAACCAGGCGGTGCACCTGGGCGTGGAGTCGCTGTCCTTCCCCGTGGAGTTCCACGAGCTGCGCGACGGCGACAAGGTGGAGCGGCGCGGCTACACGGTGCACGCGGTGGGGGTGGATCACCGCATCAACGCGCTCGGCTACGTGCTGCAGGAGGACGAGCGCCCCGGCAAGTTCAACCTGGACAAGGCCAGGGCGATGGGGATTCCGTCGGGGCCCCTCTACGGCCAGCTCCAGCGGGGCGAGCCGGTGACGCTGCCGGACGGCCGCACCATCCATCCCGACGAGGTGGTGGGGGACCCGAGGCCCGGCCGGCGGCTGGTCATCTCCGGCGACACCCGCCCCTGCCAGTCCCTGGTGCGCGCCGCGCGCGAGGCGGACCTGCTCATCCACGAGGCCACCTTCTCCGACGACGAGCAGACGCGCGCGCTGGAGACGCGGCACTCGACGGCGCGCGAGGCGGCCCAGGTGGCGCGCGAGGCGGGCGCCCGGCGCCTCATCCTCACGCACCTCTCCAGCCGCCACGACACGGAACCCTCGCGGCTGCTCACCCAGGCGCGCGAGGAGTACAAGGGGCCCGTCGAGGTGGCCTACGACGGGCTCACCGTGGAGCTGCCCCTGCGCGACTGA